A section of the Branchiostoma lanceolatum isolate klBraLanc5 chromosome 19, klBraLanc5.hap2, whole genome shotgun sequence genome encodes:
- the LOC136425922 gene encoding keratin-associated protein 5-5-like, with translation MGKIRQKKLMRNGFIYFHSSDNSEWQHTGSEHGRCGRVRCERYIGSSHDGTSGKCYNGSTGQHRSNSTGECRNANICDSCNKCYNTNGTCNKCYYTNGSCNKCYNTNGTCNKCYNTNGTGNKCYNTNGTCNKCYNTNGTCNECYNANDTCDKCYNTNGTCNKCYNTHGTCDKCYNTHGTCDKCYNTHGTCNECYSTSGTCNECYSTNGTCNKCHNTHGTCDKCYNTNGTCDKCHNTNGTCDKCYNTNGICDKCYNASGTCNKCYNANATCDKCYNTNGTCDKCYNTNGTCDKCYNTNGTCDKCYNTHGTCNECYNTNGTCNECHNTRRSSNECYNARGTCNNTYICGSCSKCHDFRSSCKCLGVTESDERDLPTCAQQPQLFRL, from the exons ATGGgaaaaataagacaaaagaaGCTGATGCGGAATG GATTTATTTACTTTCATAGCAGCGACAACAGCGAGTGGCAACACACAGGCTCAGAGCACGGCCGGTGCGGGAGGGTCCGCTGTGAACGCTACATCGGCTCAAGTCACGACGGTACATCCGGAAAATGCTACAACGGTTCTACCGGACAACACCGCAGCAACAGCACAGGGGAATGCCGGAACGCCAACATCTGTGACAGCTGTAACAAATGCTACAACACCAATGGCACCTGTAACAAATGCTACTACACCAATGGCAGCTGTAACAAGTGCTACAACACCAATGGCACCTGTAACAAATGCTACAACACCAATGGCACCGGTAACAAATGCTACAACACCAATGGCACCTGTAACAAATGCTACAACACCAATGGCACCTGTAACGAATGCTACAACGCCAATGACACCTGTGACAAATGCTACAACACCAATGGCACCTGTAACAAATGCTACAACACCCATGGCACCTGTGACAAATGCTACAACACCCATGGCACCTGTGACAAATGCTACAACACCCATGGCACCTGTAACGAATGCTACAGCACCAGTGGCACCTGTAACGAATGCTACAGCACCAATGGCACCTGCAACAAATGCCACAACACCCATGGCACCTGCGACAAATGCTACAACACCAATGGCACCTGTGACAAATGCCACAACACCAATGGCACCTGTGACAAATGCTACAACACCAATGGCATCTGTGACAAATGCTACAATGCCAGCGGCACCTGCAACAAATGCTACAATGCCAATGCCACCTGTGACAAATGCTACAACACCAATGGCACCTGTGACAAATGCTACAACACCAATGGCACCTGTGACAAATGCTACAACACCAATGGCACCTGTGACAAATGCTACAACACCCATGGCACCTGTAACGAATGCTACAACACCAATGGCACCTGTAACGAATGCCACAACACCAGACGCTCCTCTAACGAATGCTACAACGCCAGAGGCACCTGTAACAACACCTACATCTGCGGCAGCTGTAGCAAATGCCACGACTTCCGGTCAAG TTGCAAGTGTCTTGGTGTCACTGAGTCTGACGAGCGAGACCTTCCGACCTGCGCTCAACAACCCCAGCTCTTCAGATTATAA
- the LOC136425923 gene encoding proteoglycan 4-like, with protein sequence MAPVTNAAAPMVPVTNATTPMAPVTNATTPMAPATNATTPTPDAPVTTPTSAAAVTNAATSGQVASVLVSLSLTSETFRPALNDPSSSDYKNLASNVELSLDSTLKDTPGYISSEVTGFRSGSVIADTSISYRSGGTAQGSPDVKSAIQNTVTAAVSGGSLGNFTVDPSSLVFSDPTTASPTSAGGSPTAPMAHVTNATTPMAPVTNATAPAAPVTNATMAAVHNATMARPENVTSSRPDGVTTPRSENVTSPRPDGVTSPRPENVTSSRPDGVTTPRSENVTSPRPDGVTSPRPENVTSPRPDGVTTPHHENVTSPRPDGVTTPRLDGVTTPRHENVTSPRSDGVTTHRPENVTSPRSDGVATPRPDGVTTPRPENATMARPEDVTSGRPDNDTMTSVQPPITTASPIETTTTTAADETTKAEPPKLDVALRLTNVPFTPSLNNPESAEFKNLASNVEKTFDQIFANNPGYVKTDVKRFR encoded by the exons ATGGCACCCGTAACGAATGCTGCAGCACCAATGGTACCTGTAACAAATGCTACAACACCAATGGCACCCGTAACGAATGCTACAACACCAATGGCACCTGCAACAAATGCTACAACACCAACACCTGATGCACCTGTAACAACGCCAACATCTGCGGCAGCTGTAACAAATGCCGCGACCTCCGGTCAAG TTGCCAGTGTCTTGGTGTCACTGAGTCTGACGAGCGAGACCTTCCGACCTGCGCTTAACGACCCCAGCTCTTCAGATTATAAGAACCTCGCTTCAAATGTCGAATTAAGT CTCGATTCGACATTGAAGGACACCCCTGGCTACATAAGCAGCGAGGTGACAGGATTCAG GTCGGGAAGTGTTATAGCAGACACCAGCATCAGCTACAGGTCCGGCGGTACTGCCCAGGGTTCACCTGATGTCAAGTCAGCCATACAGAACACTGTCACGGCAGCTGTGTCcggcgggtcgctgggaaactTCACGGTGGACCCGAGCTCTCTGGTCTTCAGCGACCCGACAACGGCAAGCCCTACTTCGGCTGGTGGCAGTCCTACAGCGCCAATGGCACATGTAACGAATGCCACAACACCAATGGCACCAGTGACAAACGCTACAGCACCAGCGGCACCTGTTACAAATGCTACAATGGCGGCAGTTCATAATGCTACAATGGCTCGCCCGGAAAACGTTACATCGTCTCGACCAGATGGTGTTACAACGCCTCgttcagaaaatgttacatcGCCTCGACCAGATGGCGTTACATCGCCTCGCCCGGAAAACGTTACATCGTCTCGACCAGATGGTGTTACAACGCCTCgttcagaaaatgttacatcGCCTCGACCAGATGGCGTTACATCGCCTCGTCCCGAAAACGTTACATCGCCTCGACCAGATGGTGTTACAACGCCGCATCATGAGAACGTTACATCGCCTCGACCAGATGGTGTTACAACGCCTCGACTAGATGGTGTTACAACGCCTCGTCATGAGAATGTTACATCACCTCGATCAGATGGTGTTACAACGCATCGTCCAGAAAACGTTACATCGCCTCGATCAGATGGTGTTGCAACGCCTCGCCCAGATGGTGTTACAACGCCTCGTCCTGAAAACGCCACGATGGCTCGACCTGAAGACGTTACATCTGGACGTCCTGACAACGATACAATGACATCTGTACAACCACCAATCACCACTGCTTCTCCtattgaaacaacaacaacaacagcagcagatgAAACTACAAAAGCCGAAC CTCCAAAACTTGATGTAGCACTGAGGCTGACAAACGTGCCGTTCACACCATCTCTAAATAATCCAGAATCTGCGGAGTTCAAGAATCTTGCATCAAATGTTGAAAAGACG TTCGACCAAATATTTGCGAACAATCCTGGGTATGTCAAGACTGATGTGAAGCGATTCAGGTGA
- the LOC136425924 gene encoding mucin-2-like, with protein MARQENVTSPRQDGVTTPRPDGVTPPRSDNVTMARPENVTSPRPDGVTSPRTDGVTSGPPDNATITTPLQPQTTTATPSETTTTTTDATTRAEPAKVLVSLTLISVTFTPTLNDKNSPEFKNLAANVANTFDLLLINVNGYIKTIVTRFRQGSVIADTEVVLEGAGDSGTDVSAVSASIQNTLTSAVANGSLGNFTVDPSSLAITTPTTARPTPASNVTTMRPDNATRPQPDGVTTGHQATPPQPENVTMARQDNVTTPRPEGVTTPRPQNVTSPRPDDVTMARQENATSPGMGNVTMAHQDNVTTPRPEVVTTPRPENVTSPQPESMTSPRPTMDNTTRPPIENVTMPRPDVTTPRATAPNVTSAENATSARPELTTPMATRPNVTSPENATMARPDVTTPMAPRPNVTSPENVTMARPDVTTPRAPRPNVTSPENVTMAQPDVTTSRETRPNVTSPENVTMARPDVTTPRETRPNVTSPENATRLDMTTRENVTRAQQEVTGPSATTPGMTTPTESSLSLALTLSGETWRSSLSNSSSADFQNLASSVTSNLQTELGSTPGYVRSEVTGFREGSVIADTNVYYTSSGGSSAADVQSSLLTKAKAAVSSGTIGSLTVDPTSLDYLSASTPGVSQPATTPRPNATTSDVTRPDMTTRESARSNATTPEVIRPDMATRKNATSPRPNATTPEVTRPDMATRENATSPRPNATTPEVTRPDMATRENATSPRPNATTPEVTRSDMVTRENATSPRPNATTPEVTRPDMATRENATSARPNATTPEVTRPDMATRENATSPRPNATTPEVTRPDMATRENATSPRPNATTPHVTRPYMATRENATSAQPNATAAGVTRPDMATRENATRARSEPTTPGATRPDFTTRQNATTPRPESSAGATRPDMTTRGNGTRAQPDVTGPSVTTPGMTTATESSLALALTLSGETWRSSLSNSSSADFQNLASTVTTNLQTELGSTPGYVRSEVTGFRQGSVIADANVYYTSSGGSSAADVQSSLLTKAKAAVSSGTIGSLTVDPTSLDYLSATTPGATQQATTAGVTQPGMTPGVSQPATTPGATQPGMTPGVSQPVATPGATQPGMTPGATQPGMTPGATQPGMTPGVTQPIATPGTTQPGMTPGVSQPVATPGATQPATTAGASPPATTPSATQQASTSAEPASSPATTDESTTAESTTKAPSQKLSVSFAMPSQTYIPALADSTSAQFKSLASIVVAQITLILISTPGFTSVIVLRFRQGSVIADTEVQLDEPSGGGTDLATVSSAVESKITAAVSNGTLGNLIVDPSSLQIAPVTTPSPSTYQLLH; from the exons ATGGCTCGTCAAGAGAACGTTACATCGCCTCGACAAGATGGTGTTACAACGCCTCGTCCAGATGGTGTTACACCTCCTAGATCAGACAACGTCACGATGGCTCGTCCAGAAAACGTTACATCGCCTCGACCAGATGGTGTTACATCGCCTCGAACAGATGGTGTTACATCTGGTCCTCCTGACAACGCCACAATTACCACACCTTTACAACCACAAACCACCACTGCTACACCgagtgaaacaacaacaacaacaactgatgCAACTACAAGGGCTGAAC CCGCTAAAGTTTTGGTCTCGCTGACGCTCATCAGTGTGACGTTCACGCCAACTCTCAACGACAAGAACTCTCCTGAGTTCAAAAATCTTGCGGCGAATGTTGCAAACACG TTTGACCTGCTGTTAATAAACGTCAACGGCTACATCAAGACAATTGTCACCCGATTTAG GCAAGGCAGTGTCATCGCTGATACGGAGGTAGTTTTAGAAGGTGCCGGGGACTCTGGTACGGACGTCTCTGCCGTGAGTGCGTCCATACAGAACACCCTAACTTCAGCCGTCGCCAACGGCTCACTGGGAAACTTCACGGTGGATCCCAGCTCACTGGCCATCACCACACCGACAACTGCCCGCCCAACTCCCGCATCAAATGTTACAACGATGCGGCCTGACAACGCAACCAGACCGCAACCAGACGGGGTTACGACTGGTCATCAAGCAACACCGCCTCAACCCGAAAACGTCACAATGGCTCGTCAAGATAACGTTACAACGCCTCGACCAGAAGGTGTTACAACACCTCGCCCGCAAAACGTGACATCTCCTAGACCAGATGACGTCACAATGGCTCGTCAAGAAAACGCCACATCGCCTGGAATGGGCAACGTCACAATGGCTCATCAAGATAACGTTACAACGCCTCGGCCAGAGGTTGTTACAACGCCTCGCCCAGAAAACGTGACATCGCCTCAACCAGAAAGTATGACATCGCCTCGTCCTACAATGGACAATACTACTAGGCCCCCgatagaaaatgttacaatgcCTCGACCAGACGTTACAACTCCTAGGGCCACTGCACCAAACGTAACATCCGCAGAAAATGCAACAAGCGCCCGACCAGAACTTACAACTCCTATGGCCACTAGACCAAATGTTACTTCACCGGAAAACGCCACAATGGCCCGACCGGACGTTACAACTCCTATGGCCCCTAGACCAAATGTTACTTCACCGGAAAACGTCACAATGGCCAGACCAGACGTTACAACTCCTAGGGCCCCTAGACCGAATGTTACTTCACCGGAAAACGTCACAATGGCCCAACCAGACGTTACAACTTCTAGGGAAACTAGACCAAATGTGACTTCACCGGAAAACGTCACAATGGCCCGACCAGACGTTACAACTCCTAGGGAAACTAGACCAAATGTTACTTCACCGGAAAACGCTACCAGACTAGACATGACTACAAGAGAAAACGTCACACGTGCCCAACAAGAAGTCACAGGTCCCAGTGCCACCACGCCCGGCATGACTACACCTACGGAAT CTTCCCTGTCCCTAGCCCTGACGCTAAGCGGGGAGACATGGCGATCGAGCCTGAGTAATTCCAGCTCTGCTGACTTCCAGAACCTCGCATCCTCGGTCACGTCTAAC CTTCAAACGGAACTGGGGAGCACTCCTGGATATGTCCGGAGCGAAGTGACAGGATTCAG GGAGGGCAGTGTTATAGCAGACACGAATGTTTACTACACTTCGAGCGGTGGTTCCTCTGCGGCGGACGTCCAGAGTTCTCTTCTGACCAAGGCCAAAGCAGCAGTGTCCAGCGGCACTATCGGCAGCCTCACTGTCGACCCAACGTCATTGGACTACTTGTCAG CTTCAACGCCTGGTGTCTCACAACCGGCTACAACGCCAAGGCCTAATGCTACAACTTCAGACGTTACTAGACCTGACATGACTACAAGAGAAAGTGCCCGGTCAAATGCTACAACTCCAGAAGTTATTAGACCAGACATGGCTACAAGAAAAAATGCCACAAGTCCCCGTCCAAATGCTACAACTCCAGAAGTGACCAGACCGGACATGGCTACAAGAGAAAATGCCACAAGTCCCCGTCCAAATGCTACAACTCCAGAAGTGACCAGACCGGACATGGCTACAAGAGAAAACGCCACAAGTCCCCGTCCAAATGCCACAACTCCAGAAGTTACCAGATCAGACATGGTAACAAGAGAAAACGCCACAAGTCCCCGACCAAATGCCACAACTCCAGAAGTTACCAGACCAGACATGGCAACAAGAGAAAACGCCACAAGTGCCCGACCGAATGCCACAACTCCAGAAGTTACTAGACCCGACATGGCTACAAGAGAAAACGCCACAAGTCCCCGACCAAATGCTACAACTCCAGAAGTTACCAGACCAGACATGGCTACAAGAGAAAACGCCACAAGTCCCCGTCCAAATGCTACAACTCCACATGTTACTAGGCCATACATGGCTACAAGAGAAAACGCCACGAGTGCACAGCCAAACGCTACAGCCGCTGGAGTGACCAGACCTGACATGGCTACAAGAGAAAACGCTACACGTGCCCGTTCAGAACCTACAACCCCTGGGGCCACGAGACCCGATTTCACCACAAGACAAAACGCCACAACTCCGCGACCAGAATCTTCTGCCGGAGCCACCAGACCAGACATGACTACACGAGGAAACGGCACACGTGCCCAGCCAGATGTCACAGGTCCCAGTGTCACCACGCCGGGTATGACTACAGCTACGGAAT CttccctagccctagccctgaCGCTGAGCGGGGAAACGTGGCGATCGAGCCTGAGTAATTCCAGCTCTGCTGATTTCCAGAACCTCGCATCTACGGTCACGACTAAC CTTCAAACCGAACTGGGGAGCACTCCAGGATATGTCCGGAGCGAGGTGACAGGATTCAG GCAGGGCAGTGTTATAGCAGACGCGAATGTTTACTACACTTCGAGCGGTGGTTCCTCTGCGGCGGACGTCCAGAGTTCTCTTCTGACCAAGGCCAAAGCAGCAGTGTCCAGTGGGACTATCGGCAGCCTCACTGTCGACCCAACGTCACTGGACTACTTATCAG CTACAACGCCAGGTGCCACTCAGCAGGCTACAACAGCGGGTGTCACACAACCGGGTATGACGCCAGGTGTCTCACAACCGGCTACAACGCCAGGTGCAACACAACCGGGTATGACGCCAGGTGTCTCACAACCGGTTGCAACGCCAGGTGCAACACAACCGGGTATGACGCCAGGTGCAACACAACCGGGTATGACGCCAGGTGCAACACAACCGGGTATGACGCCAGGTGTCACACAACCGATTGCAACGCCAGGTACAACACAACCGGGTATGACACCAGGTGTCTCACAACCGGTTGCAACGCCAGGTGCAACACAACCGGCTACAACAGCGGGTGCCTCACCGCCGGCTACAACGCCAAGTGCCACACAGCAGGCTTCAACTTCAGCCGAACCGGCGTCGTCCCCAGCCACCACTGATGAGTCAACGACGGCAGAAAGCACTACTAAAGCCCCAT CCCAAAAGCTCTCGGTTTCCTTCGCGATGCCTAGCCAGACGTATATACCTGCACTGGCTGACAGCACCTCTGCTCAGTTCAAGAGCCTCGCATCAATTGTAGTAGCACAG ATCACGCTTATACTGATTTCGACACCAGGGTTCACTAGTGTTATAGTCCTACGGTTCCG CCAAGGAAGCGTGATAGCTGACACAGAGGTTCAACTGGATGAACCGTCAGGTGGAGGGACAGACCTGGCTACCGTCAGCTCAGCGGTAGAAAGCAAGATCACCGCGGCCGTGTCTAACGGCACGCTGGGCAACCTGATTGTCGACCCGAGTTCTCTGCAAATCGCTCCGGTTACGACTCCGAGCCCTAGTACGTATCAATTGTTACATTGA